Proteins found in one Saccharomyces cerevisiae S288C chromosome III, complete sequence genomic segment:
- a CDS encoding uncharacterized protein (hypothetical protein; binds zinc; phosphomutants exhibit phenotypes, suggesting functionality of phosphosites; green fluorescent protein (GFP)-fusion protein localizes to the nucleolus; YCR087C-A is not an essential gene) produces MVTFNCEVCNDTVPKKNTEKHYYRCPNAYYTCIDCSKTFEDGVSYKNHTSCISEDEKYQKALYKGNKKQKQKQQQKQQQKQHQHQPVATPAKKVEKPVIKKAEKVEKTSNGIELHKGKSLYKILKTMKDKGAKKTFLKSLVVDSEGQIRYAKE; encoded by the coding sequence ATGGTTACGTTCAACTGTGAGGTGTGTAATGATACTGTGCCCAAGAAGAATACCGAAAAGCATTATTATAGATGTCCTAACGCGTACTATACATGCATAGATTGCTCCAAGACGTTTGAAGATGGCGTGAGTTACAAGAATCACACGTCTTGCATCAGCGAGGACGAGAAGTACCAGAAAGCGTTGTACAAGGGCAACAAGAAGCAGAAGCAGAAGCAGCAGCAGAAGCAGCAGCAGAAGCAGCACCAGCACCAGCCAGTGGCAACTCCTGCAAAGAAAGTGGAGAAGCCTGTGATCAAGAAGGCAGAGAAAGTGGAAAAGACCTCGAACGGTATCGAGCTTCACAAGGGCAAGTCGTTgtacaaaattttgaaaaccaTGAAGGATAAAGGGGCAAAAAAGACCTTCTTGAAAAGTCTGGTTGTGGATTCTGAGGGGCAAATCAGGTATGCAAAGGAATAA
- the TRX3 gene encoding Trx3p (Mitochondrial thioredoxin; highly conserved oxidoreductase required to maintain the redox homeostasis of the cell, forms the mitochondrial thioredoxin system with Trr2p, redox state is maintained by both Trr2p and Glr1p), producing MLFYKPVMRMAVRPLKSIRFQSSYTSITKLTNLTEFRNLIKQNDKLVIDFYATWCGPCKMMQPHLTKLIQAYPDVRFVKCDVDESPDIAKECEVTAMPTFVLGKDGQLIGKIIGANPTALEKGIKDL from the coding sequence ATGTTGTTCTATAAGCCTGTGATGAGGATGGCGGTGAGACCGCTAAAAAGCATAAGATTCCAGTCCTCATACACCAGTATTACTAAATTGACGAACCTAACAGAATTTAGGAATTTGATCAAGCAAAATGATAAACTAGTCATCGATTTTTATGCTACTTGGTGTGGCCCCTGTAAGATGATGCAACCACACTTAACGAAATTAATTCAGGCTTATCCAGATGTAAGATTTGTCAAGTGCGACGTGGACGAATCACCAGATATTGCCAAAGAGTGTGAAGTGACGGCTATGCCCACCTTTGTTCTTGGCAAGGATGGCCAACTCATCGGCAAGATCATTGGAGCTAACCCTACTGCTTTAGAGAAGGGAATCAAAGATCTATaa
- the SRB8 gene encoding Srb8p (Subunit of the RNA polymerase II mediator complex; associates with core polymerase subunits to form the RNA polymerase II holoenzyme; essential for transcriptional regulation; involved in glucose repression), which yields MNNGSGRYLLTPPDDLHPYVPSSKPQEQVYPDFKPWEHTAAEDQILANFVAKGFYHTPMVNFESISARSSVHESLVTQSNILSQQFDKIIKIREDHINKIPSNSTTTLHGPGFQLPNRITLTDHRKETWLHELSSSHTSLVKIGKFIPHGLKRRQVIEQCYLKFIPLKRAIWLIKCCYFIEWKSNHKKKRSNAAGADDAISMHLLKDWTDTFVYILEKLIFDMTNHYNDSQQLRTWKRQISYFLKLLGNCYSLRLINKEIFHHWLVEFINKMENFEFLPLSLHILMIFWNDICQIDTNAPVAATITSSQKEPFFLVTKITDMLLHKYYIVSSSKSMINDENYIINDIKKNNKIKLNILKILSSLILKIFQEQSLEVFIFPTSNWEIYKPLLFEIVSNADTNQNSDMKKKLELISYRNESLKNNSSIRNVIMSASNANDFQLTIVTCKQFPKLSCIQLNCIDTQFTKLLDDNPTEFDWPTYVDQNPLTMHKIIQLILWSIHPSRQFDHYESNQLVAKLLLLRINSTDEDLHEFQIEDAIWSLVFQLAKNFSAQKRVVSYMMPSLYRLLNILITYGIIKVPTYIRKLISSGLLYLQDSNDKFVHVQLLINLKISPLMKSQYNMVLRNVMEYDVKFYEIFNFDQLVEITEQIKMRILSNDITNLQLSKTPLSIKIMVAEWYLSHLCSGILSSVNRTVLLKIFKIFCIDLEVFHHFFKWIEFIVYHQLLSDIESLEALMDILLCYQKLFSQFINDHILFTKTFIFIYKKVLKEKDVPAYNVTSFMPFWKFFMKNFPFVLKVDNDLRIELQSVYNDEKLKTEKLKNDKSEVLKVYSMINNSNQAVGQTWNFPEVFQVNIRFLLHNSEIIDTNTSKQFQKARNNVMLLIATNLKEYNKFMSIFLKRKDFTNKNLIQLISLKLLTFEVTQNVLGLEYIIRLLPINLENNDGSYGLFLKYHKEQFIKSNFEKILLTCYELEKKYHGNECEINYYEILLKILITYGSSPKLLATSTKIIMLLLNDSVENSSNILEDILYYSTCPSETDLNDIPLGSGQPDNDTVVTNDDKSDDDDHTVDEIDHVEYYVMMDFANLWVFQAFTCFCIKKIMENNEPAMAMEDLKNFIFQIIEITNSNDLCSQIFDQLKDMQTIEMITQIVEKDFCTSCLQNNNQKIDDNYIVVVIEIITSLSMRFQRETSGMIVISMENYHLLIKIIRQLSELNEGNLSKREIQIDAVLKIFSFHQDSIFQRIIADLSADKPTSPFIDSICKLFDKISFNLRLKLFLYEILSSLKSFAIYSSTIDAPAFHTSGKVELPKKLLNLPPFQVSSFVKETKLHSGDYGEEEDADQEESFSLNLGIGIVEIAHENEQKWLIYDKKDHKYVCTFSMEPYHFISNYNTKYTDDMATGSNDTTAFNDSCVNLSLFDARFERKNPH from the coding sequence ATGAATAACGGTTCTGGTCGATACTTGCTGACTCCCCCAGATGATCTTCACCCCTATGTGCCAAGCTCGAAACCTCAGGAACAAGTATACCCTGATTTCAAGCCTTGGGAGCACACTGCAGCAGAAGATCAAATCCTAGCAAACTTTGTGGCTAAGGGCTTTTACCATACACCAATGGTAAATTTCGAGTCCATATCTGCGAGATCATCTGTTCATGAATCATTAGTCACTCAATCCAACATTCTTTCCCAGCAATTCGACAAAATTATCAAGATTAGAGAAGACCACATTAATAAGATCCCCTCAAATTCCACGACGACATTACACGGGCCTGGTTTTCAGTTGCCTAATAGAATAACCCTTACTGATCATAGAAAGGAAACGTGGTTGCATGAATTGAGTTCGTCTCACACTTCGCTGGTCAAAATTGGCAAGTTTATACCTCACGGCTTGAAAAGAAGGCAAGTCATCGAGCAGTGCTATTTAAAATTTATACCATTGAAAAGGGCGATTTGGTTGATAAAGTGCTGCTATTTTATCGAATGGAAATCGAACcacaaaaagaagaggtCAAATGCTGCTGGGGCAGATGATGCCATTTCCATGCACCTGCTAAAGGACTGGACGGATACCTTTGTATACATCCTGGAAAAGCTCATCTTTGATATGACAAATCACTATAACGATTCTCAACAACTGCGTACGTGGAAGAGGCagatttcttattttttaaaactttTGGGGAATTGCTACTCACTAAGATTGATCAATAAGGAAATCTTTCATCATTGGCTTGTAGAGTTTATAAATAAGATGGAAAACTTCGAATTTTTGCCATTATCTTTACatattttgatgattttttggAACGACATCTGCCAAATTGATACAAATGCTCCTGTTGCGGCTACAATAACATCAAGTCAAAAAGAGCCCTTCTTTCTGGTAACAAAAATCACTGATATGCTATTGCacaaatattatattgTTTCCAGCAGCAAATCAATGATAAATGACGAGAACTACATCATCAAtgatataaagaaaaacaacaagATAAAGTTGAATATTCTCAAAATATTATCCagtttaattttgaaaatttttcaagaacaaTCTTTAGAGGTGTTTATATTTCCCACATCTAACTGGGAAATTTACAAGCCCttactttttgaaatagtCTCAAACGCCGACACTAATCAAAATTCTGatatgaagaaaaaattagagtTAATTAGTTACAGAAACGAGTCATTGAAGAATAATTCTTCTATACGAAACGTAATAATGTCTGCCAGCAACGCAAATGACTTTCAATTAACTATCGTCACCTGTAAACAATTTCCAAAACTATCATGCATTCAATTAAATTGTATAGATACTCAGTTCACCAAGCTACTGGACGATAACCCTACAGAATTCGATTGGCCCACTTACGTTGACCAAAATCCCCTTACAATGCataaaattattcaatTAATTCTCTGGTCCATACATCCATCAAGGCAATTTGATCACTATGAATCTAATCAACTGGTAGCGAAATTATTACTATTGCGAATAAATTCAACAGATGAGGATTTGCACGAATTCCAGATAGAAGATGCCATTTGGTCATTGGTTTTCCAATTagccaaaaatttttcggCCCAAAAGAGGGTGGTATCATATATGATGCCTTCTTTGTATCGCCTGCTTAATATACTAATTACTTATGGCATCATTAAGGTCCCTACGTATATCAGAAAGCTAATCAGTTCCGGCCTACTTTATCTCCAAGATTCCAATGATAAGTTTGTGCATGTCCAGCTGTTAATTaacttgaaaatttcaCCGTTGATGAAAAGTCAATACAATATGGTATTGAGGAACGTTATGGAATATGACGttaaattttatgaaatttttaatttcgACCAACTCGTGGAAATCACAGAACAAATCAAAATGCGAATACTCTCCAATGATATAACTAATTTGCAACTGTCGAAAACTCCTCTGAGCATTAAAATCATGGTTGCAGAATGGTACTTATCACATTTATGTTCCGGTATTTTATCTAGTGTTAACCGCACAGTGTTgctaaaaatattcaagattttttgtATCGATCTGGAGGTTTTCCACCACTTTTTTAAGTGGATCGAGTTTATTGTCTACCATCAATTGCTAAGTGATATAGAATCTCTGGAGGCATTGATGGACATCTTGCTATGCTACCAAAAATTGTTCTCACAATTCATTAATGACCATATTCTTTTTACGAAGACGTTCATATTCATTTAcaagaaagttttgaaagaaaaagacgTGCCTGCTTATAATGTGACTTCATTTATGCCATTctggaaattttttatgaaaaaCTTCCCTTTTGTTTTAAAGGTGGATAACGATTTAAGGATTGAGTTACAATCTGTTTACAATGAtgagaaattgaaaactgAGAAGCTGAAGAATGATAAATCAGAAGTCTTGAAGGTGTATTCCATGATCAATAATTCAAACCAAGCTGTTGGACAGACTTGGAATTTTCCCGAGGTGTTTCAAGTAAACATCAGGTTTCTACTACACAACTCCGAGATCATTGATACAAATACAAGCAAACAGTTCCAGAAAGCACGAAACAATGTCATGCTTTTGATTGCCACTAACTTGAAGGAGTACAATAAATTTATGtccattttcttgaaaaggaaagactttactaacaaaaatttaattCAATTGATCTCTCTAAAACTTCTAACTTTTGAAGTGACGCAGAATGTGTTGGGGCTCGAGTATATTATTCGATTATTACCAATAAActtggaaaataatgacGGCTCATATGGTCTGTTTTTGAAGTATCATAAAGAACAATTCATAAAGtcaaattttgagaaaattttaCTTACATGTTatgaattagaaaaaaaatatcatgGCAACGAATGTgaaataaattattatgAGATcctattgaaaattttaataacTTATGGGTCATCTCCCAAATTACTTGCAACATCTACAAAAATCATTATGTTGTTATTGAATGATAGCGTGGAAAACTCATCTAATATTTTGGAGGATATTTTGTACTACTCAACTTGTCCGTCGGAAACCGATCTTAACGATATTCCATTGGGTAGTGGACAACCAGACAATGACACTGTTGTAACCAACGATGATAAAagtgacgatgatgatCACACAGTCGACGAAATTGATCATGTAGAATATTACGTTATGATGGACTTTGCCAATCTTTGGGTTTTCCAAGCGTTTACCTGTTTCtgcatcaaaaaaatcatggaGAATAATGAGCCAGCAATGGCAATGGAAGACTTGAAGAACTTCATATTCCAAATTATCGAAATAACTAATTCTAATGATTTATGTTCACAAATATTTGACCAACTGAAGGATATGCAGACCATTGAGATGATAACCCAAATAGTGGAGAAAGATTTCTGCACTTCTTGTTTGCAAAACAACAACCAAAAGATAGATGATAATTACATCGTTGTGGTGATCGAGATTATAACGTCATTATCGATGAGGTTTCAAAGAGAAACTTCTGGTATGATAGTTATTTCCATGGAGAACTATCATTTACTAATAAAGATCATAAGACAATTAAGTGAACTGAACGAAGGAAATTTATCTAAGAGAGAAATCCAAATAGATGCCgtcttgaaaatttttagcTTTCATCAGGATTCCATTTTCCAACGCATCATCGCTGATTTATCAGCTGATAAACCCACAAGTCCATTCATTGATAGCATATGCAAGCTGtttgataaaatatcattTAATTTAAGATTGAAGCTGTTCTTGTACGAAATTTTGTCTTCATTGAAATCATTCGCCATCTATTCATCCACAATTGATGCCCCAGCATTCCACACAAGCGGTAAGGTCGAACTACCGAAGAAATTGCTGAACTTACCACCATTCCAAGTGTCCTCTTTCGTTAAGGAAACAAAACTTCATAGTGGCGACTACggggaagaagaagatgcaGACCAAGAAGAATCGTTTAGTTTAAATTTAGGAATCGGCATAGTTGAAATAGCGCACGAAAACGAACAGAAATGGCTCATTTATGACAAGAAAGATCATAAATATGTCTGCACATTTTCCATGGAGCCGTACCACTTCATCTCCAACTATAATACCAAGTACACAGATGACATGGCTACAGGCAGTAATGATACGACTGCGTTTAACGATTCCTGTGTAAACCTGAGTCTTTTTGATGCTCGGTTTGAGAGGAAAAATCCACATTGA
- the TUP1 gene encoding chromatin-silencing transcriptional regulator TUP1 (Transcriptional regulator; functions primarily as a transcriptional co-repressor with Cyc8p but can also function as a co-activator, recruiting SWI/SNF and SAGA complexes to promoters; target genes may be uniquely repressed by Tup1p or Cyc8p, subject to redundant repression, or in some cases de-repression of target genes in a tup1 mutant is dependent upon CYC8 and vice versa; establishes a repressive chromatin structure via histone H3/H4 interactions and stabilizing nucleosomes over promoters) — MTASVSNTQNKLNELLDAIRQEFLQVSQEANTYRLQNQKDYDFKMNQQLAEMQQIRNTVYELELTHRKMKDAYEEEIKHLKLGLEQRDHQIASLTVQQQRQQQQQQQVQQHLQQQQQQLAAASASVPVAQQPPATTSATATPAANTTTGSPSAFPVQASRPNLVGSQLPTTTLPVVSSNAQQQLPQQQLQQQQLQQQQPPPQVSVAPLSNTAINGSPTSKETTTLPSVKAPESTLKETEPENNNTSKINDTGSATTATTTTATETEIKPKEEDATPASLHQDHYLVPYNQRANHSKPIPPFLLDLDSQSVPDALKKQTNDYYILYNPALPREIDVELHKSLDHTSVVCCVKFSNDGEYLATGCNKTTQVYRVSDGSLVARLSDDSAANNHRNSITENNTTTSTDNNTMTTTTTTTITTTAMTSAAELAKDVENLNTSSSPSSDLYIRSVCFSPDGKFLATGAEDRLIRIWDIENRKIVMILQGHEQDIYSLDYFPSGDKLVSGSGDRTVRIWDLRTGQCSLTLSIEDGVTTVAVSPGDGKYIAAGSLDRAVRVWDSETGFLVERLDSENESGTGHKDSVYSVVFTRDGQSVVSGSLDRSVKLWNLQNANNKSDSKTPNSGTCEVTYIGHKDFVLSVATTQNDEYILSGSKDRGVLFWDKKSGNPLLMLQGHRNSVISVAVANGSPLGPEYNVFATGSGDCKARIWKYKKIAPN; from the coding sequence ATGACTGCCAGCGTTTCGAATACGCAGAATAAGCTGAATGAGCTTCTCGATGCCATCAGACAGGAGTTTCTCCAAGTCTCACAAGAGGCAAATACCTACCGTCTTCAAAACCAAAAGGATTACGATTTCAAAATGAACCAGCAGCTGGCTGAGATGCAGCAGATAAGAAACACCGTCTACGAACTGGAACTAACTCACAGGAAAATGAAGGACGCGTACGAAGAAGAGATCAAGCACTTGAAACTAGGGCTGGAGCAAAGAGACCATCAAATTGCATCTTTGACCGTCCAGCAACAGCggcaacagcaacagcagcaacaggTCCAGCAGCATttacaacagcaacagcagcagctAGCCGCTGCATCTGCATCTGTTCCAGTTGCGCAACAACCACCGGCTACTACTTCGGCCACCGCCACTCCAGCAGCAAACACAACTACTGGTTCGCCATCGGCCTTCCCAGTACAAGCTAGCCGTCCTAATCTGGTTGGCTCACAGTTGCCTACCACCACTTTGCCTGTGGTGTCCTCAAACGCCCAACAACAACTACCACAACAGCAACtgcaacagcagcaacttcaacaacagcaaccaCCTCCCCAGGTTTCCGTGGCACCATTGAGTAACACAGCCATCAACGGATCTCCTACTTCTAAAGAGACCACTACTTTACCCTCTGTCAAGGCACCTGAATCTACGTTGAAAGAAACTGAAccggaaaataataatacctCGAAGATAAATGACACCGGATCCGCCACCACGGCCACCACTACCACCGCAACTGAAACTGAAATCAAACCTAAGGAGGAAGACGCCACCCCGGCTAGTTTGCACCAGGATCACTACTTAGTCCCTTATAATCAAAGAGCAAACCACTCTAAACCTATCCCAcctttccttttggatCTAGATTCCCAGTCTGTTCCCGATGCTCTGAAGAAGCAAACAAATgattattatattttatacAACCCGGCACTACCAAGAGAAATTGACGTTGAGTTACACAAATCTTTGGATCATACTTCAGTTGTTTGTTGCGTGAAGTTCAGTAACGATGGTGAATACTTAGCCACAGGCTGCAACAAAACTACTCAAGTGTATCGCGTTTCAGATGGTTCTCTGGTGGCCCGTCTATCTGACGATTCTGCTGCCAATAACCATCGAAATTCGATCACTGAAAATAACACCACCACGTCCACGGATAACAATACAATGACAACCACTACTACCACCACAATTACTACCACAGCGATGACTTCGGCAGCAGAATTGGCAAAAGATGTGGAAAACCTGAACACTTCGTCTTCCCCATCATCCGACTTGTATATCCGTTCAGTGTGTTTTTCTCCAGATGGGAAATTTTTGGCAACAGGTGCTGAAGACAGACTGATTAGAATTTGggatattgaaaatagaAAGATTGTTATGATTCTTCAAGGCCACGAACAAGATATTTATTCATTGGACTACTTTCCCTCAGGTGACAAATTAGTCTCCGGTTCTGGTGACCGTACCGTTCGTATTTGGGACTTACGTACAGGCCAGTGTTCATTGACTTTATCCATTGAAGATGGTGTTACCACCGTCGCTGTATCACCAGGTGATGGTAAATACATCGCTGCTGGTTCTCTAGATCGTGCTGTGAGAGTTTGGGATTCCGAGACCGGATTCTTGGTGGAAAGACTAGATTCGGAAAACGAATCCGGTACAGGCCACAAGGACTCTGTTTATAGCGTTGTCTTCACTAGAGATGGACAAAGCGTTGTATCCGGCTCATTAGATAGATCTGTTAAGCTCTGGAATTTGCAGAATGCAAACAACAAGAGCGATTCGAAAACTCCAAATTCCGGCACTTGTGAAGTTACGTATATCGGGCATAAAGACTTTGTATTGTCCGTGGCCACCACACAAAATGATGAGTACATCTTGTCCGGTTCCAAAGATCGTGGTGTCCTGTTTTGGGATAAGAAATCCGGCAATCCGTTATTGATGTTGCAAGGTCATAGGAATTCAGTTATATCTGTGGCTGTGGCAAACGGGTCTCCGCTGGGTCCAGAATATAACGTTTTTGCTACTGGTAGCGGTGATTGTAAAGCAAGGATTTGGaagtataaaaaaatagcgCCAAATTAA
- the CSM1 gene encoding Csm1p (Nucleolar protein that mediates homolog segregation during meiosis I; forms a complex with Lrs4p and then Mam1p at kinetochores; required for condensin recruitment to the replication fork barrier site and rDNA repeat segregation): MDPLTVYKNSVKQQIDSADLLVANLVNENFVLSEKLDTKATEIKQLQKQIDSLNAQVKELKTQTSQQAENSEVIKDLYEYLCNVRVHKSYEDDSGLWFDISQGTHSGGSSDDYSIMDYKLGFVKGQAQVTEVIYAPVLKQRSTEELYSLQSKLPEYLFETLSFPLSSLNQFYNKIAKSLNKKREKKDETE; the protein is encoded by the coding sequence ATGGATCCATTGACTGTATACAAAAACTCAGTGAAACAACAGATCGATTCCGCAGACTTACTAGTGGCAAATTTGGTAAATGAGAATTTCGTACTGTCGGAGAAGCTGGATACAAAAGCAACCGAGATCAAACAGCTGCAGAAGCAGATAGACTCGCTAAACGCACAAGTCAAGGAGCTGAAGACTCAGACTTCCCAACAGGCAGAAAATTCAGAAGTCATAAAGGACCTTTACGAGTACCTCTGTAACGTACGTGTACATAAAAGCTACGAGGATGATTCTGGGTTGTGGTTCGACATCTCGCAGGGCACCCACTCAGGGGGATCTTCCGATGATTATTCGATAATGGACTATAAACTCGGATTTGTCAAGGGCCAGGCCCAAGTCACAGAAGTCATATATGCGCCCGTTCTTAAACAGCGATCCACCGAGGAACTATACTCGCTACAGTCGAAACTACCGGAATACCTCTTCGAAACGTTGAGTTTCCCCCTCTCGTCGCTAAACCAATTCTATAACAAAATCGCTAAAAGCCTgaataagaaaagagagaaaaaagatgaaaccGAGTAA
- a CDS encoding uncharacterized protein (hypothetical protein; conserved among S. cerevisiae strains; YCR085W is not an essential gene) — MLFLYTYVYVFLCTNNDVYNETSVMLSKTSAHCFIAEEVTTDNGLICGLAMLGKTKYQFYELFTVYSIQSLTQLASRVKKGGLIMARLILFTLCALPVLFHFILFMLQYLVFVYIEK, encoded by the coding sequence atgTTGTTCTTATATACATATGTTTATGTCTTTTTATGTACAAATAATGATGTTTACAATGAAACATCTGTTATGCTATCAAAAACGTCAGCGCATTGTTTTATAGCTGAAGAAGTTACAACGGATAACGGTCTGATTTGCGGCCTGGCAATGCTTGGTAAAACTAAATATCAATTTTACGAATTATTTACTGTATATAGTATTCAGTCCCTCACTCAACTGGCGTCAAGAGTGAAGAAGGGCGGCCTCATTATGGCTCGCCTTATTCTGTTCACCCTCTGCGCTCTTCCCGtattatttcattttattttgtttatgCTTCAATATCTTGTATTTGTttacattgaaaaatga
- the AHC2 gene encoding Ahc2p (Component of the ADA histone acetyltransferase complex; Ahc2p and Ahc1p are unique to the ADA complex and not shared with the related SAGA and SLIK complexes; may tether Ahc1p to the complex): MITPKGTHDAVAKFQKTDLHQDLDYIVLQQRRTQLETLINERESFVKNLCSLFHKIQNTKNYQEFVDVLAENRDLLREIFTVENGFQKQKWISNDDIPQIDWDKFALDINAYIAENDQLLALYEDGLL, encoded by the coding sequence ATGATCACCCCAAAGGGAACGCACGATGCTGTGGCcaagtttcaaaaaactGACCTGCATCAAGATCTCGATTACATCGTACTGCAACAACGAAGAACACAGCTAGAGACGCTTATTAACGAAAGAGAATCTTTTGTCAAGAATCTGTGTTCTCTTTTCcacaaaattcaaaataccAAGAATTACCAGGAATTTGTTGATGTATTGGCGGAGAATAGGGATTTACTGCGAGAAATTTTCACTGTAGAGAACGGATttcaaaagcaaaaatggATTAGCAACGACGACATTCCCCAGATAGACTGGGACAAGTTTGCCCTAGATATCAACGCTTATATAGCAGAGAACGATCAATTGTTGGCTTTGTATGAAGATGGCTTATTATGA